A segment of the Deinococcus radiopugnans ATCC 19172 genome:
CTGGGCGGCGCCCTGCTGCGCGAGAAACTGACCGAGATGCAGTCGCGGCGGCTGATCATCATTGCCGATCACAGCAAACTCGTGACCCAGATCGGCGAGAAGGCGCCGCTGCCGGTCGAGATCGTCCGTTTCGGTTTTCTGAGCACCGTCGAGCGGCTGCGCCAGATCGTGCCGGGCGGACGGCTGCGGCAACCCGGCGCGCAGCCCTACGTGACCGACAACGGCAATTACATCTACGACGCGCAGTTGCGCCCCGGCAGCGACATTGCCGCGCTGGAGCGCGAGCTGAAAGGGACCCTGGGCGTGGTGGAGACCGGCCTCTTCCTGGGCCTGGCCGAGCGGGCCTTCGTGGCCTCGCCGGACGGGGTGCAGGAACTGACCCGCTAGCCCTGCCCTTGTTTGAATAGACCGCCTGAGACGGGCCGGACTGCGGCACGGCAGCCGGGACGCTCAGGAGACTTTGGGCGGACGCCGAAGCCTGGGCCGATGCCCTACGCTGGGGCCATGCGCGGGTCAGGGAGCAGGCGGCAATTCGGCACCCGGCGGCGCGACTGGGTGCTGGGCGCGCTGCTGCTCGTTGCGCTGGCGCTGGCCTACGCCATCAACGCGGCCTCGGCGCTGGTGGTGCTGTACCCGCGCGCCGTCGCCGCCGTCCACGCCCTGCCCGCGCTGCCGGCCATCCGCGCCGGGCAGACGGTGCTGGTGGTCAGCCCCCACCCCGACGACGAGAGCCTGTGCTGCGGCGGCCTGATCGCCGGGGCGGTGCAGGCCGGGGCACAGGTTTACGTTGTGTGGGTGACCAGCGGCGACGGCTTCGAGTTGGACAGCGCGCTGCTGGACCGCACCCTGCGGCCCCGCCTGGGGGCCACCCAGAAACTGGGCCGCCGCCGCATGGACGAGGGGGCCGCCGCCGCCGCCGCCCTGGGCGTGCCCGCCGGTCACCTGACCTTCCTGGGCTACCCGGACGGCGCGCTGCTGAGGATGTGGCGCAGTCCCGATCCAGTGCGCTCGCCCCACACCGGCACGTTGCGCGTGCCCTACACCCGCGCGCTGTCGCCCGGCGCGGTGTATACGGCCCTGAACCTGCGGCGTGACCTGGGCAGCGTGCTGGACCGCGTGAGGCCCGATCTGGTGCTGCTGCCCTCCACCAGCGACGCCCACCCCGATCACGTCGCCACCAGCCTGTTCACGCAGGCCCTGCTGGGGGAACGCGGCTGGTCCTCCCGCGCCCGCTACTGGATCGTGCACGGCGGCCTGGAATGGCCGGTGCCCAAGGGACTGCACGAGAGCTTCCCGCTGCTGATCTCGCCGCGCGGCGTGCATCTGCCCTGGCACCGCGCCGATCTGGACCAGCAGGACGAGGACCAGAAGCTCGACGCCCTGAAGGCCCACGGCAGCCAGATGATGGTCATGCGCCGCTTCATGGAGGCCTTCGTGCGCAGCAACGAGCTGATCACGCTGAAGGACACGGGCAATCCGGCAGACGGCACGAAAAGCGAGGAGGAGGACAGGGGCTACGGAGGGTTCTGACCCTGGGGCCTCAAGCCGGAGGCAGGAAAGCGCTCAGTTCGCCAGCCCTTCCAGTTGCCGCCTGAACACCGCCGCGTCCAGAGTGGGCAACTCACAGGCGCGGTTGCGGCAGACGTAGCCCAGCCCGCCGCCCGGACGGTCCTGCAACACCGGCAGATCGCCGCCCGCCTCCGTGAAGGCCAGCGCCGTGAAGGGCAATGAAAATTCGGCGGCCACCACCTCCAGCGTCTGGCGTTCCTCGGGCGTGCCGATGATGGCAACTTCGGAGTGCGGCGCGGCCAGGAACGCGGCGGCCTGCCACAGCCCCCCGAAGCCCCCGCTGGCCGCCAGCATGTCGGCCTGGAAGCTCTGGACGGTGCGGCGGGCCAGCTGCTCGGCGTCTGCGACGGCAAAATAGCGGTCCATCCACAGCGCCAGCAGGGCCGCCGCCGCGTTGTCGGACAGCACAGCGCTGTCGAAGCCGGGCGCCTGCCGGGTCAGCAGCGTCTCGGCGCGTCCGCCCGAGGCCATGAACACCCCCGCGTCCTCATTCCAGAAGTCGCGCCGGACGATGTCCCACAGCTCGCGCGCCCACTCCAGATGCGCGGTGTCGCCGCCCGCCTGAAACAGCGCCACCAGCCCCAGCGCGTACAGGGCGTGGTCTTCCAGCAGCCCTTCCACCTTCGCCTGCCCGCCGCCCCAGGTGTGACGCAGGGTGCCGTCCGGCAGGCGCAACTCGGCGCGGATGAAGTCGGCGTTGCGGCGGGCGATCTCCAGGTAATGGGGCTCTTGCAGGACGCGGGCTGCGTCCGCGAAGGCCGCCAGCGCCAGTCCGTTCCACGAGGTCAGTACCTTGTCGTCGGTGCCAGGCTGTTCGCGGGCCTGGCGGGCGGCGTGCAGACGGTTTTTCAGGCCCTCCAAACGCATCCCGATACGCTCCTCGCTGTCGCCGTGCAGGGCGGCCAGTTCGGCCACCGACTGCGCCACGAACGGCACCGAGCGCCGCCCATATTCAGGCCGGTGGGGATCGAGGAAATTGCCCCCGTCGGTGATGCCCAGGTGCTGCAGGGCCAGGGTGGCGTCCTCGCCGTCGCCCAGCACGGCGCGCACCTCCTCGGGGATCCAGGTGAAGGTCAGGCCCTCCACGCCGCCCGTGTCGGCGTCCTGCGCGCTGAAAAAGCCGCCGTCCGGGTGCAGCATCTCGCGCTCCAGGTACGCCAGCGTGTCGCGGGCCAGCCGCGCAAATTCGGCGTCCCCGCTCACCTGATACGCGCGCAGCAGCGTGCGCACCAGCTGGGCGTTGTCGTACAGCATCTTCTCGAAGTGCGGCACGCGCCACTCGGCGTCCACGCTGTAGCGGTGAAAGCCTCCGCCCAGCTGATCATAAATTCCGCCGGATCCCATCTGCCGCAGGGTATGCAGCGCCATGCTGCGGCCCTCCGGACGGGTGAGCAGAAAGTCGAGGGTGGTGGGCGCGGGGAATTTGGGTGCACCGCCGAAGCCGCCCCGCACGGCGTCGGACACGCGGCGCAGGTTCGCTACACCGCGCTCCAGAAAGTCGGCGGGCAAATCCCCCGCTGCCGGGCGCGGCTGGCTGGCGTCGCGGACGTGGGCGCTGAGGGCCTGGGCGTTGGCGACGATCTTCTCGCGGTCTCCAGTCCAGGCATTCACCACGCTGGTCATCACGCGCATGAAGCTGGGCATTCCCTGACCGTCGCGCGGCGGAAAGTACGTGCCGGCGTAGAAGGGTTCGGCGTCGGGGGTCAGGAACACGGTCATGGGCCAGCCGCCCTGCCCGGTCATGGCCTGGGTGGCGGCCATGTACACGGCGTCCACGTCGGGGCGTTCCTCGCGGTCGACCTTGACATTGACGAAATGTTCATTCATGTAAGAGGCGGTGGCCGTGTCCTCGAAGCTCTCGTGGGCCATGACGTGGCACCAGTGGCAGGTGGAGTAGCCCACCGACAGCAGCAGCGGCACGCCCCTTTCCCGCGCCTCGGCGAACGCGGCCTCGCCCCAGGGCTGCCAGTCCACCGGGTTGTCGGCATGCTGGCGCAGGTACGGACTGGATTCGGCAGCGAGGCGGTTCATGCTCGCAGGCTAACGCCTCCCCGGCCCCGGCGGGATTGGCGTCCCACGGCACAGACTTCATCCATTTGGGCTTCACACATTCGGCGTTCAAAAAAGCCTCAGACTACAGTGAATGACACAGGCCAACAGCACTCCCGCAGCACAGGACACCGCCTTTGACCGTCCCGTCCGGGTGCGGGCCGGGTTCTCGCTGACCTTCGAGGTGCCCTACCCCACCCCGATGCTGTTCGTGGTGCAGCCGGGAGACCGTCTGGAGGCCACCGGCACCCGCCAGCGCATCATCGACGCCCGGCCCCTGGGCGCGGCCCGGGGCATCCACACCTACACCGACGGGCACGGCAACACGGTCTGGCGCACGGTGGCGCAGCCCGGCACCTTCGAGATCGGGCATGACCTGATCGCGGAAATCACGCGCAACCCCGATCCGGTGCTGCCGCACCTGAAAAAGACCCTGGTGCAGGATCTGCCCGACGAGACCATCCAGTATCTGCTGCCCAGCCGCTATGTCGACAGCGATCTGATCAGCGCCGAGGCCTGGGAGCGCTTTGGGCACGTGGCGGGCGGCTGGGCGCAGGTGCAGGCCATCAGCGATTTCCTGTTCGACGAGTGCACCTACGGCTACGGCTCAACCAGCAGCACCTCGGCCAAGCAGGCGCTGGACAGCCGCCGCGCGGTGTGCCGGGATTTCGCGCACATGGGCGTGGCCTTCTGCCGGGCGCTGAACATCCCAGCCCGCTACGTCTGCGGCTACATGCCCGACATCGACATCGTGCCCGATCCCGTGCCGATGGACTTCCACGCGTGGTTCGAGGCGTTCCTGGACGGCCAGTGGCGCACCTTCGACGCCCGCCACAACAAGCCGCGCGCGGGCCGCGTGCTGATCGCGCAGGGCCGCGACGCCAGCGACGTGGCCTTTTCCACCACCTTCGGCAGCGCCCGGCTGACCCACATGAAGGTCTGGGCCGACGAGACGGACGCTGCCAATACGCTGGACATCGCGCCCAATCCCCGGATTTTCTAGGGCACCTTCACCCTTAAGCCCTCGCCCCTCTGGAGCGGGACTTCTTGTGGCGCGTTCTGAAGACGGCGGGAACGCGCAGTCTGTCCGCGGCCGATTCTCCCCCCTGAGAGGGGGGCCGCGCAACGGTGGGTGAGGGTCTTTTACCCCCGCCGCGTCCGCACCGGCCCCAGCGGCGTCCAGCCTGCGGCCCGCAGGGCAGCGCGCAGATCGTCCGGCCCCAGGTGCGCCCAGAGGGGCCGGGCCTCCAGCGTCACGTCGCCCAGCCGCGCCACCGGCCACGTACAGATGGCCCAGTCGGGCAGGGTGAGCTGCTCCGGCGCGTCTGCGGGGCTCACCGCTTCCAGCACCAGCGTGCCGAACGGTTCGTCGGCGGGGCGCGCGGGCCGCATGGACTGAGGGGCAGGCAGCGGGGGAACAGTGGGAGCGCAACGGGCATTCAGGGTCATGGCGAACCTCCTGCGCCCAGCCTGCGCCGCCGCGGCTGACTCTGGACATCGGTTCCGTGTCATCCGCGGCCCAGCCGCCATCGGTTGTTCCGATGGGTGGGGTTCGGCGCGCGGCCTACAATGAAACATGGCGTTGCCCAGAACCCCCGTTGCCGCTCAGAACCAGCCCACCTTGGCGCAGTTGCGGGCGCTGATTGCCGTGGTGGACGCCGGGGGCTTCGGCGAGGCGGCGGCGGAGTTGAATGCCTCGCAGTCGTCGCTGAGCGAGGCGGTGGGCAAGCTGGAAGCCCTGGCGGGCCGCCCGCTGCTGCGCCGCAGCGCCAGCGGAACGGTGCCCACGCCCGCTGGTCTGCGCGCGGTGGCCCATGCCCGCGCCGCCGTGCAGGCGGCCGGGGACGTGCTGCTGGCGGCGCAGGACGACGGCGAGCTGTCAGGGGTGCTGCGGATCTCATCCTTCCGCTCGGCCGCCACGCATCTGCTGCCGCCCGTCCTGGCGGCCTTTCGTCGACAACATCCGGCCGTGACCATCCGGTTGCTGGACGGAGACCGCAACCGGGGAAATACCGGCGAACAGCAGGTGAGAAGCGGACAGGCCGATCTGGCGCTGGTCGAGGGCGAGGCGGCGGCGGGCCTGCGGCTCACGCCGCTGTTTCAGGACGACTACCTGTTTGTTGCCCCGGCGTCGCGCGGCCCGCATCCAGTGACCGTGGAGGAGCTGGCGGGCGGGCCGCTGCTGCTGTCGCCCAGAGGGAACTCGTGCCACCAGCGCATCGAGACGCATCTGCTGGGCCTGGGCGTCGATACGCCGGGCATCACGGAGATCGAACAGGACAGCGTGATCCTGGGCATGGTGCGTCACGGTCTGGGGGTCACGGTGATGCCCCGCCTGGCCCTGCTCCCCGTGCCGGATGGCCTGATCCTCCTGCCCCTGCCCGCACCCCTGAACCGGACGATGGCCGTGGCCGCGCTGCCGCACCGGGCCGGGTTGCCGCTGATCCGGGCCTTTACGGCGGCGCTGGTGGCGTCGCTGGGGCCACGGCCAGCGGAGCAATTTGCCTCCCAGACCTTGCGCGTCTGGAACTGAGCAACACCTCCTCTCGCCCCTGCTACCCTGATGGGCCTATGGCCTATCAAATTGAATATCCGGTGGTGCGCCGTCCCGTCTACGCCTCGCGCGGCATGGTCATCACGGGTCAGCCTATGGCTGCGCAGGCCGGGCTGAGCGTGCTGCAGGCGGGCGGCAACGCCGTGGACGCCGCGATTGCCACCGCCGCCGCGCTGACGGTGGTGGAGCCCACCGCCAACGGCATCGGCGGCGACCTGTTCGCGCTGGTGTGGGCCGGGGGCCAGCTGCACGGCCTGAACGCCAGCGGCGCGGCGCCCGCCGCCCTGACGCTGGACGCCCTGCAGCAGCGGCACGGCGGCGAGATGCCCCGCCACGGCTGGACGCCCGTGACCGTGCCCGGCGGCGTGCGCGGCTGGGCTGACCTGCACCGCGCGCACGGACGTCTGGACTTCGCGCAGGTGCTGGCCCCGGCCATCGGCTACGCCCGCGACGGCTTTCCGCTGTCGCCCGCCGCGTCGGCCGGCTGGGCGCGCACCATCCAGAGTTTCCGGGGCCTGAAACTGGACATCATGGAGGAGTGGTTCCGCACCTTCGCCCCGGACGGTTTTGCGCCCGCCCCCGGCGCGTTGTGGCGCAGCGAGGGTCACGCCCGCACGCTGGAAGCCATCGCCGAGAGCTACGGCGAGTCGTTTTACAGCGGTGATCTGGCCGCACAGATCGATGCCCACGCGCAGGCGACCGGCGGCCTGCTGCGCGCCGAGGATCTGGCCGCCCACCAGAGTGAGTGGGTCACGCCGATTTCCGCCGAATACGGCAGCCACCGCGTCCATGAGATTCCGCCGAACGGTCAGGGCATCGCCGCGCTGATCGCGCTGAATATTCTGGAAGGCCAGCGCCTGCCCGACCGCCGCGACGATCCCGACGGCCTGCACCTGCAGATCGAGGCCATGAAGCGCGGCTTCCACGACGCCCACCAGTACGTGGCGGACATGCGGCACAGCCGGGTGGATGTGGAACACCTGCTCTCGGCGGCGAACACACAGGCCCACCGTGCCCGGCTCTCGGACACGGCGCACGACCCGGCCACCGCCCCGCCCAGCAGCGGCGGCACGGTGTATCTGGCGACCGCCGACAACGAGGGCAACATGGTCAGCCTGATCCAGAGCAACTACATGGGCTTCGGCAGCGGCGTGGTGGTGCCGGGCACCGGCATCGGGCTGCACAACCGGGGCCACAACTTCAACCTGGAACCCGGCCACCCCAACGTGCTGGCCCCCGGCAAACGCCCATACCACACCATCATTCCCGGTTTCCTGACGCGCAACGACGGCACCCCGGTCGGCCCCTTCGGCGTGATGGGCGGCTTCATGCAGCCGCAGGGCCACCTGCAGGTCGTGCTGAACACCGTGCGCTACGGCATGAACCCGCAGCAGGCGCTGGACGCCCCGCGCTGGCAGTGGCTCTCGGGGCTGGGGGTGGAGGTGGAAGCGGGCCTGGGCGCCGGACTGGCCCGCGAACTGGCCCACCGGGGCCACCGGGTCAGCGTGCAGCTGGAACCCAGCGCCTTCGGGCGCGGCCAGATCATCTGGCGCAACCCCGAAACCGGCGTGCTGGAAGGCGGCACCGAGAGCCGCACCGACGGTCACATCGCGGCCTGGTAAAACGAAGAGGCAAAGAAGTGGGGCCAGCAGCGGCGAACGCTCTGGCCCCACTTTCTTTGATCCCTCCGACTACTTTGCGGTCACCGGATCCACATTTTCAAGCACGAACACGGCGTCCTGATAATCGCCGTTCGCTGAGGGCTCGAAGGCCAGCAGGAAGCTGTGCGGGACCACCTTGCCATCACCGTCCTTCAGCGGATAGACGCGCACGGCGTGGCGAACGGGGCCGGTGTTCAGGCGGTCCAGGGTATAGGTGTCCTGGGTGGGGTATTTGCCGTTGGCCGCCAGATAGACCCCGAACGCTTGGGCGCCCGGATCGAAGGTGGTCTGACTGCCCGGCTGAAGCGGCGGATTCAGGGCCTGATGCCCACCCATGTCCAGGGTGCCCCGCACCTGCGTCCGCGCCACAGTGCCCTCCAGCACGAAGGTCCCGTAGGCCGAGAGGCCGTCAGGGGAATAGCGGGCCACCGGGCGCAGGGTCACCGGGACCGCCGTCAAGGCGCGCTTGAACAGCGGGGCCGCGATCTCGTCGCCGATGGGGGCGTCACCCGTACTCAGGATCAGCCCCTGACCACCCACGTTAATCTGGTACCCCAGAGCGTCCACGATCTGGGCCAGTGCCGGCTCCTTGTCGCCTTCCAGGCCGGCGGCGCGCAGACCAGCAAGTTCCACCTCGCCCACGGCGCTGTCCCCCACGGCCCGAAGCGTGGCGCGCAGGACCCCCGTCGGGTTGCCCGGCAGCAGCTTTACGCCCAGGTCCAGGCTGGCTCCGGCGGCCAGCGTCAGTGGAAAGGAGGGCGGGGAGACCAGCCCGAAGGCAGCCCCCATGCTGAAAGTGACTCCCGTCAACCGGACCGGGGCGTCGCTGCTGTTCTGAAGCGTGACCGTCTGCACGGGACTGGCCCCGGCTCCAGTGCCGGTCTGCGTGCCGCTGAACACCAGCCGGCCCGGCTGGGCACTGAGCTGGATGGCGGGTTCAGGCGCAGGCACAGGCACAGGCTCGGGCCGGAGGAGGCCGCCCTGGGGCTGCGCGCAGCCGGTGGTCATCACCAGCAGGGCGGCCAGCAGCCAGCGGCCCCGGCCTGCGCGGCGCGGGTGGGAGGAATTCTGGGGGGGAAGAATAGTCATGGCTCACTCCTGAGTCGATTTCGCTGTGTCGAGATCACCAACCGGAAGAGCGCTTCTCGCTGACCGCAGGTCTGCTGGGCTGAATCGGTGGGTTCGGTGGTTGTGGCGATGCGTGGGGCGAGACGGCGGCGCAGTGGTCTGCCGCCTGGATGACGAACGGGTGAAAGCTGGCCCGGCGGCCCGCCGCGACACTGACCGTTCACGACTGGCCGCGCCTCAAGGCTCAATTTGAGTGACCGGATCAAGCCCCACCAGCAGGTTTCCCTGGGGAGTCACCCCCACCTGGGCACTGTCCGGCACGTCCTGTAAGCCCTCGCTGCCGAAAGCCGGATCGGCGCCGCCATCCACGTCCAGGCGGGCCAGGACGGGCCGGACCTGTGGCTGTCCGGCAGCGTCGGAACCGAACTGCGCGCAGCCTCCCAGTGCCATCTGGCCGCCGGGCAGCAGCGCCAGCGACACGCCGGGAACGCTGCGCGGCACACCGCCACTGTCGGGGGCAGCGCCGTCCGGCAGAACACGCAGGTCGCTCACTGTTTCGTAGGCCCAGTCCGGATCAGGCTGGCCAGACCCCAGCAGGCGCGTCACGGTGCAGACCCCGCTGCTCAGGAACCCGGCCGCCAGCACCCGGCCAGCGGCGTCCACGGCCAGATCGCTGGGGCGGCCAGCGGCAAAGCGGTCCTTGCGGACCGTGGCCACGCCGCCGTCCCCGAAGGCGGTATCCAGCACGCCGTCGGCGTTATACCGGGCCACCACCCAGCGGCTGTAGGTGCCCCCATCCAGCGACACGGCCACGCCGCCGACCAGAATGCTGCCGTCCGCCAGCGGCCACACACTGGACGCCAGGAACGAATCCTCCAGCGCCGTGACCACCTGTCCAGCCGTGCCGAAGGCCGGGTCCGGTTCGCCGTTCGGCAGCAGCCGTGTCAGCACCAGGGTGGAGGCCGGGCCGGACGAATCCGCCGCCAGCTCGCGGCTGCCGCCCGCCACCAGCACGCCTCCGTCCGGCAGGGACGCCAAGGCCCGCGGCACGGCAGGCAACCCGGCCGTGACCCGCCCCCCCTGGCCGAAAGCGGGGTCCGGCTGGCCCTGCGGCAGCAGGCGCAGCAGCGTCTGGCCGCCCAGCGCCAGCAGGTGGCCGTCGGCCTGGACGGTCAGCCGCAGCACCTCTGCTGGGCCGCCCGTACCGCTGCGGGGCAGCCGGATCTCCCCGGCCGTGCCGAAACTGAAATCGGGCTGGCCGCTCGGCAGATACCGCGCGAAGACGTGATCGCTGCCGCGCAGGCCGAACACCACGATGCGGCCATCGGCCTGCGCGGCGGTGTCCTGTGCCGCAAACCCCGGACGGATGGGCTGCTGTGCCTGCTGAGCCTGACCGGATTCGGCGGCCAGCGCCCCACCGGGAGGCAGCGACGAGCAGCCGCACAGGGCCATCACGGCGCAGAGCAGGGTCAATTTGGCGGCGGCATGTCGTTTATTCACTGGTGTAGACCTCATCGTCTGGTTTGCTGGTGGCGCCGGGCGCGGTCGGAAGCTCCGGTCCCGTGGCGTGCCGGTCCTTAAGATCGGGCCTTGTCAGGAGATGGTGACGTGACGGGCGATACAGCAACGTTAACGAATGGGGGGAGGGGAACAGACGCGCCTATTTAGCGGGCCGCAGAGGGCAGCGTCCACAGCAGCACGTTGCGGTCCCGGCCTCCGGTGGCGGCAACAACCCGGCCATCCGGACTGAAGGCCACCGCGTCCACGGCGTCGGTGTGGCCGCCCAGGCTGGCCAGCAGCGCGCCGCTCTGCGGGTTCCACAGTCGCGTCCGCCCGTCCTGCGTGCCTGCCAGCAGCCGCAGACCGTCCGGCGCGAACACCAGCGCCGTCACCAGACCGCCGCCGCTGTCCAGGGTGCGCCCCGGCTGGCCGCTGCGCACCGCCCACAGCCGCACGCTGGTGTCCCAGCTGCCGCTGGCCAGCGTCTCCCCGTCCGGACTGAAGGCCACAGCGCTCACGTAATCCTCGTGACCGCTCAGGGTCCGCAGGGGCAAGCGCCGGGCCACGTCCCACAGCCGCACCGTGCGGTCTCGGCTACCGCTGGCCAGGGTCCGGCCATCCGGAGCGAAGGCCAGCGAGGTCACCACATCGGCGTGGCCACGCAGGCTGCCCTGTACGCGCCCGTTGCTCAAATCCCACAGCTTGACGCTGTTGCCCGAACCCGGCCGCTGGGTGTTGTCGCCACCCGCCGTCGCCAGCATCGTGGAGTCGGGGCTGAAGGCCAGCGCCGTCACGTAGTAGGTTTGCGGGTCCAGCGTGAGCAGCAGCGCGCGGCTCTGCGCGTCCCAGACCCGAACGCGCCCGTCGCCGCTGATGGCAGCCAGTCGGCGCCCGTCCGGGCTAAAGGCCAGCGCCGTCACGGCGCCCGGCTGACGCACACTGGGGCCTCGCTCGGCCTTGCCCCCGGCTGCCCACCACTGAATCCTTCCCTCGCTGCCCCCCGTGACCAGCCACCGGCCGTCCGGGCTGAAGGCCAGCGCCCCAGCGTAGACCTCGCTGATCCGCAGGATGCGGCTGGAACGCAATTCAGGTGTGGTGGACGCGGCTTGCAAAGCAGCCACCTCAATGGACGACGGGCCGGTTACAGGAGGGAGAGGCAGGCTCTGGCCCCACAGCAGGGCCAGGGTCAACAGGGCGGGGTGGATCATGTGGGCCTCCAGGACAGAACCCGAGAATAGGAGAATGAGAAAAGACGCGGGAGGCCGGACTGAACCGGACCTCCACGCGCCGCCTTGAAAAGCATGGTGGACAGGGCGATCTGAGTTGAACTCTGTCGTGACCCGCTTACTTGGGCCTGACCAGCATCAGGGTACCTGCGCCGGGCGGCTTCTCGTCCAGCAGGGCCACGTATAGGTTGCCGTTGGAGCGGTCCTCGGTCAGGTCGAGCGGGCTGGGGTTGAAGTTGGTCAGGCCGGTGATGCCGGTCTGGGCCTCCACGATGTTGCCGTCCGGGCCAGGCTTCAGCACAATGATGTCCTTGCCCTCGCTGTAGCGCACCACCATCAGGCGGTTTTTCAGCAGGTTGTTGCCGGGCAGGCTGTATTCCTCGATCACGCCGTTGGGCGAGTAATGCGTGCCGAAATCGTAGGCGACGCCGCCCCAGTTGGGGTCAGGCTGGGTGCCCACCGGGTAGTC
Coding sequences within it:
- a CDS encoding thioredoxin domain-containing protein, producing the protein MNRLAAESSPYLRQHADNPVDWQPWGEAAFAEARERGVPLLLSVGYSTCHWCHVMAHESFEDTATASYMNEHFVNVKVDREERPDVDAVYMAATQAMTGQGGWPMTVFLTPDAEPFYAGTYFPPRDGQGMPSFMRVMTSVVNAWTGDREKIVANAQALSAHVRDASQPRPAAGDLPADFLERGVANLRRVSDAVRGGFGGAPKFPAPTTLDFLLTRPEGRSMALHTLRQMGSGGIYDQLGGGFHRYSVDAEWRVPHFEKMLYDNAQLVRTLLRAYQVSGDAEFARLARDTLAYLEREMLHPDGGFFSAQDADTGGVEGLTFTWIPEEVRAVLGDGEDATLALQHLGITDGGNFLDPHRPEYGRRSVPFVAQSVAELAALHGDSEERIGMRLEGLKNRLHAARQAREQPGTDDKVLTSWNGLALAAFADAARVLQEPHYLEIARRNADFIRAELRLPDGTLRHTWGGGQAKVEGLLEDHALYALGLVALFQAGGDTAHLEWARELWDIVRRDFWNEDAGVFMASGGRAETLLTRQAPGFDSAVLSDNAAAALLALWMDRYFAVADAEQLARRTVQSFQADMLAASGGFGGLWQAAAFLAAPHSEVAIIGTPEERQTLEVVAAEFSLPFTALAFTEAGGDLPVLQDRPGGGLGYVCRNRACELPTLDAAVFRRQLEGLAN
- a CDS encoding PIG-L deacetylase family protein, with the protein product MRGSGSRRQFGTRRRDWVLGALLLVALALAYAINAASALVVLYPRAVAAVHALPALPAIRAGQTVLVVSPHPDDESLCCGGLIAGAVQAGAQVYVVWVTSGDGFELDSALLDRTLRPRLGATQKLGRRRMDEGAAAAAALGVPAGHLTFLGYPDGALLRMWRSPDPVRSPHTGTLRVPYTRALSPGAVYTALNLRRDLGSVLDRVRPDLVLLPSTSDAHPDHVATSLFTQALLGERGWSSRARYWIVHGGLEWPVPKGLHESFPLLISPRGVHLPWHRADLDQQDEDQKLDALKAHGSQMMVMRRFMEAFVRSNELITLKDTGNPADGTKSEEEDRGYGGF
- a CDS encoding WD40 repeat domain-containing protein, producing MIHPALLTLALLWGQSLPLPPVTGPSSIEVAALQAASTTPELRSSRILRISEVYAGALAFSPDGRWLVTGGSEGRIQWWAAGGKAERGPSVRQPGAVTALAFSPDGRRLAAISGDGRVRVWDAQSRALLLTLDPQTYYVTALAFSPDSTMLATAGGDNTQRPGSGNSVKLWDLSNGRVQGSLRGHADVVTSLAFAPDGRTLASGSRDRTVRLWDVARRLPLRTLSGHEDYVSAVAFSPDGETLASGSWDTSVRLWAVRSGQPGRTLDSGGGLVTALVFAPDGLRLLAGTQDGRTRLWNPQSGALLASLGGHTDAVDAVAFSPDGRVVAATGGRDRNVLLWTLPSAAR
- a CDS encoding transglutaminase-like domain-containing protein, giving the protein MTQANSTPAAQDTAFDRPVRVRAGFSLTFEVPYPTPMLFVVQPGDRLEATGTRQRIIDARPLGAARGIHTYTDGHGNTVWRTVAQPGTFEIGHDLIAEITRNPDPVLPHLKKTLVQDLPDETIQYLLPSRYVDSDLISAEAWERFGHVAGGWAQVQAISDFLFDECTYGYGSTSSTSAKQALDSRRAVCRDFAHMGVAFCRALNIPARYVCGYMPDIDIVPDPVPMDFHAWFEAFLDGQWRTFDARHNKPRAGRVLIAQGRDASDVAFSTTFGSARLTHMKVWADETDAANTLDIAPNPRIF
- the rpiA gene encoding ribose 5-phosphate isomerase A translates to MPDLEPLKKEAALRAVALVESGMRVGLGTGSTAKYAIEEIGRRVQSGALTRIVGVATSEASDALAREVGLTVEPLDPRPLDIAIDGADEIAPNLDLIKGLGGALLREKLTEMQSRRLIIIADHSKLVTQIGEKAPLPVEIVRFGFLSTVERLRQIVPGGRLRQPGAQPYVTDNGNYIYDAQLRPGSDIAALERELKGTLGVVETGLFLGLAERAFVASPDGVQELTR
- a CDS encoding LysR family transcriptional regulator; protein product: MALPRTPVAAQNQPTLAQLRALIAVVDAGGFGEAAAELNASQSSLSEAVGKLEALAGRPLLRRSASGTVPTPAGLRAVAHARAAVQAAGDVLLAAQDDGELSGVLRISSFRSAATHLLPPVLAAFRRQHPAVTIRLLDGDRNRGNTGEQQVRSGQADLALVEGEAAAGLRLTPLFQDDYLFVAPASRGPHPVTVEELAGGPLLLSPRGNSCHQRIETHLLGLGVDTPGITEIEQDSVILGMVRHGLGVTVMPRLALLPVPDGLILLPLPAPLNRTMAVAALPHRAGLPLIRAFTAALVASLGPRPAEQFASQTLRVWN
- a CDS encoding gamma-glutamyltransferase family protein gives rise to the protein MAYQIEYPVVRRPVYASRGMVITGQPMAAQAGLSVLQAGGNAVDAAIATAAALTVVEPTANGIGGDLFALVWAGGQLHGLNASGAAPAALTLDALQQRHGGEMPRHGWTPVTVPGGVRGWADLHRAHGRLDFAQVLAPAIGYARDGFPLSPAASAGWARTIQSFRGLKLDIMEEWFRTFAPDGFAPAPGALWRSEGHARTLEAIAESYGESFYSGDLAAQIDAHAQATGGLLRAEDLAAHQSEWVTPISAEYGSHRVHEIPPNGQGIAALIALNILEGQRLPDRRDDPDGLHLQIEAMKRGFHDAHQYVADMRHSRVDVEHLLSAANTQAHRARLSDTAHDPATAPPSSGGTVYLATADNEGNMVSLIQSNYMGFGSGVVVPGTGIGLHNRGHNFNLEPGHPNVLAPGKRPYHTIIPGFLTRNDGTPVGPFGVMGGFMQPQGHLQVVLNTVRYGMNPQQALDAPRWQWLSGLGVEVEAGLGAGLARELAHRGHRVSVQLEPSAFGRGQIIWRNPETGVLEGGTESRTDGHIAAW